A segment of the Methanolinea mesophila genome:
TTCGAGCTCGTGCGTCCCGGGATCTGCGATATAGACCCCGCCCGAGTCCATATCCGCGAGGGTGAGCGCCAGGTCGAGGCCAAGGGAGAGGATCCTGTCGAGCGGCTTCCCCTCGGCCACCGAGGTGGCGAGCTCCTGCTCCGCGGTGTTCCGCTCCTCGGCGAGTTTCCTCTCGGTAATGTCGATTCCAATGGCAACGTACCGGTCAAGAACCCCGTGGTCGTCTGGAAAAGCCCTGGTGTTCCAGGATATCGATTTTTTCTCACCATCCCTGGTCCTGATCGTCGTATCAAAGTTCTGGAATACCTTTTCCTCTCCGATTATGCGGGTTATCGTGGCGGTGACGGTCCTGCGGTAGTCCCGGTCAGGATAGAGCATCCTCCAGATGGTGTTCTTCCCCACCACCTCGGATGCGGAGTAGCCGCTGATCTCCTCGGCGGCCTTGTTCCACACGAATATTTTTCCGGTGCCATCGAGGACGGTGAGCCAGACGTTCGCGTTCGAGATGATGTAGGAGTTGAACTCGCTTACGCTCTGGTATTCGAGCTGTTTCTTCTGGAGGCCGGTCGAGAGGAAGGCGACCACCACCGCGACCCCGATGAACGCGATGACCCGTAAAAATGCGCTGATGATCTCGATGCTGTCCGCGTAATCGAAGTAAAAGACCATGAGCAGGTAGAGGGCGCTGAGCCCGGCCGAGTACAGCACTCCCTTCTCCCGGTAGTGATACGCGAGGAGGATGATGGGGAAGTAGTAGAGGTGCATGAACACGGTGCTGATCCCCTCGATCAGGAAATACAGCGTGAGGACGAGGACCACGGCACTCGATAGGACGATCGCGAGCTGCCACTGGCGTTCGGTGATCCCTTCGTCGACCCGGTCCGCGAGCGTCATGTCGAATACGTTACGCGGGTGAATGTTAATGGGATCGGTTCCTCATCCCTCCAGGGTCATTCGTTACCCGTCCCTGTAGGGGATCTTCTCCCTCGTCAGGGAACGACTAAAATCACCTTCCCTCCCCTCTAGTATCTCCCCCTGGCAGCAGGACCCCGGGGCCGGGGGGGGTCCTTTTCGGATTAATCCGCAATGTGTAAAGCCTCGGCAGGAGTACCGTAGTGAAATGCGATATGCCCTTCCAGCGGTCGTGATTCTGCTTCTTTTCCTGCTTGTTATTACGGTCCTCCTCCACCCCGGGCATCTGGACCCTCCGTCACAGGACTCCGGCGTTCCTGTGCAGGCTCCCCATGTGTATTCCTATCGCGTGCTCGCCACCTATCCCCACGACCGGTTCGCGTTTACCGAGGGACTGGCCTATTATGAGGGGATGCTCGTGGAGAGCACGGGCCTCCAGGGGAATTCGACGATACGGCTGGTCAACCTGACCACGGGCGGGGTCATAAAGGCACTTCGCCTGCAGGACGCCTGGTTCGGCGAAGGGGCCACTGTGTACGGGGACCGCATCGCCCAGGAGACCGAGACTTCCGGGTTCGGCATTCTCTATGAAGCCTCCACCCTCACCCCGCTCGGGACTTTTCCGTATTCCACGAAAGGTTGGGGGATCACCTTCGACGGCACCCGCCTGATCATGAGTGACGGTTCGTCAACCATCTACTTCCTCGACCCGATGACGTTCGAACCCGTCAGGAACGTCACCGTGACAGATCACGGGGTCCCGGTGAAAAACCTCAACGAGCTGGAATATGTCAGGGGAGAAGTCTATGCAAACGTCTGGCCCTCGTATGCGATCGCCATAATCTCGCCCGAGACCGGCCAGGTTTCGGGATGGATCGATCTTTCCGGGATCCTCACCCCCGATGAGAAGAAGCAGGTCGGCTGGACCGAGATCGTTCCCTTGTACGGAAATACTTCAGTCAGGTTCATCAACGAGGACTGCCCGAACGGGATCGCGTACGATTCTGCAGGCGACCGCCTATTCGTGACCGGCAAGCTCTGGCCGACGCTCTATCACATCGAACTGGTGGA
Coding sequences within it:
- a CDS encoding glutaminyl-peptide cyclotransferase, coding for MILLLFLLVITVLLHPGHLDPPSQDSGVPVQAPHVYSYRVLATYPHDRFAFTEGLAYYEGMLVESTGLQGNSTIRLVNLTTGGVIKALRLQDAWFGEGATVYGDRIAQETETSGFGILYEASTLTPLGTFPYSTKGWGITFDGTRLIMSDGSSTIYFLDPMTFEPVRNVTVTDHGVPVKNLNELEYVRGEVYANVWPSYAIAIISPETGQVSGWIDLSGILTPDEKKQVGWTEIVPLYGNTSVRFINEDCPNGIAYDSAGDRLFVTGKLWPTLYHIELVEKEQ